A stretch of Blautia liquoris DNA encodes these proteins:
- the cobJ gene encoding precorrin-3B C(17)-methyltransferase: protein MNKIYVVGIGPGAYEKMTIEADRALQSSDMIIGYTVYVDLVKEHYPTKIFLTTPMKKEVDRCMMAFEEAKKGHVVSMICSGDTGVYGMAGLMYEIGEKYPDVELKIIPGVTAALAGAAVLGAPLIHDFCLISLSDLLTPKEKIKSRLLHASEADFVICLYNPSSKKRSGYLRWACDLMMEYKSEDTVCGIVKNIGREKESVLLLSLSQLKNTDVDMFTTVFIGNSQTKQVDGHMVTPRGYKGV, encoded by the coding sequence TTGAATAAGATTTATGTTGTGGGCATCGGCCCCGGAGCTTATGAAAAAATGACAATTGAGGCTGATCGGGCCTTACAGTCAAGCGATATGATAATTGGATATACGGTGTATGTAGATCTGGTAAAGGAACACTACCCCACTAAGATATTTCTCACAACGCCGATGAAAAAAGAAGTAGATCGCTGCATGATGGCGTTTGAGGAAGCAAAAAAAGGTCACGTGGTGTCGATGATCTGCAGCGGAGATACCGGCGTCTATGGAATGGCGGGGCTGATGTATGAGATCGGGGAAAAGTATCCGGATGTGGAACTTAAGATTATACCAGGTGTGACGGCGGCTCTTGCAGGAGCCGCTGTCCTTGGGGCGCCCCTGATTCACGATTTCTGTCTGATCAGCCTAAGCGATCTTCTGACGCCGAAAGAAAAGATAAAGAGCAGACTTTTACACGCCTCTGAGGCGGATTTTGTGATCTGTCTATATAATCCATCGAGTAAGAAGCGAAGCGGTTATCTTAGATGGGCATGTGACCTAATGATGGAATATAAGAGCGAAGATACCGTCTGTGGAATTGTAAAAAATATTGGCCGGGAGAAAGAGAGCGTTTTGCTTCTGTCACTTTCACAGTTAAAGAATACAGACGTGGATATGTTTACCACGGTATTTATAGGGAATTCTCAGACGAAACAAGTAGATGGACATATGGTGACCCCGAGGGGTTACAAGGGGGTCTGA
- a CDS encoding ABC transporter ATP-binding protein: protein MMKSNEKVKPTSGIKKGTALRVIKTLFQFYPVMMPLTVICILFNAIVGAIPAVFMQRVMAVVETSWKTGDWAGAGPKILSDVRILVTFYVLSLLSGVAFNQMMAVITQGFLKKMRVKMFSGMQNLPIKYFDTHNHGDIMSHYTNDIDTMRQMVSQSFPQLLISIVSVVSVFFIMIYYSVWLALVVVIGVIIMLFVTKKVAGTSSRFFFRNQDYLGREEGYIEEMMNGQKVVKVFCHEQEAIDGFNEINDKLFVTSSTAHRYANMLMPILTNIGNVLYVIVAVVGGILLVQEIPNISLSGMAISISVVVPFLNMTKQFSGNVSQVSNQINSVVMGVAGAQRIFDLIDEKPEQDNGFATLVNAKEANGDIVECKEHTGIWAWKYPHEDGNVTYSKLNGDVRFRDVDFAYDPDKMILHDISIYAEPGQKVALVGATGAGKTTITNLLNRFYDIVDGTILYDGIDINEIKKDDLRHSLGVILQDTNLFTGTVMDNIRYGRLDATDDECIEAAKLAGADDFVTRLPNGYQTMLSGNGANLSQGQRQLLAISRAAVADPPVLIMDEATSSIDTRTEAIVQRGMDALMEGRTVFVIAHRLSTVKNSDVIMVLDHGRIIERGNHDQLIEKRGTYYQLYTGAFELE from the coding sequence ATGATGAAGAGTAATGAAAAGGTTAAGCCGACTTCCGGAATCAAGAAAGGTACGGCACTGCGCGTTATAAAGACACTATTTCAATTTTATCCGGTTATGATGCCTCTGACAGTGATCTGTATTCTGTTTAATGCCATAGTAGGGGCAATCCCTGCTGTGTTTATGCAGCGTGTTATGGCAGTTGTTGAGACAAGCTGGAAGACAGGGGATTGGGCAGGTGCCGGTCCAAAGATATTGTCAGACGTCAGAATTTTGGTCACTTTTTATGTGTTGTCCCTGCTTTCCGGTGTTGCATTTAACCAGATGATGGCTGTTATCACACAGGGATTTTTAAAGAAAATGCGTGTGAAGATGTTTTCCGGGATGCAGAATCTGCCGATCAAATACTTTGATACGCATAATCACGGTGATATTATGAGTCACTATACGAATGATATTGATACGATGCGGCAGATGGTATCACAAAGTTTCCCACAGCTTTTGATTTCAATCGTCTCAGTGGTCAGTGTATTCTTTATTATGATTTACTACAGTGTCTGGCTTGCTCTTGTCGTAGTGATTGGTGTTATCATCATGTTGTTTGTCACAAAGAAAGTGGCAGGGACATCATCGAGATTCTTCTTCAGGAACCAGGACTACCTGGGGCGGGAAGAAGGTTATATAGAAGAAATGATGAACGGTCAGAAGGTTGTCAAGGTGTTCTGTCATGAGCAGGAGGCGATTGACGGTTTCAATGAGATCAACGATAAACTGTTCGTGACATCGAGCACTGCTCACCGCTACGCCAACATGCTGATGCCGATTCTTACAAATATCGGAAATGTATTATACGTTATCGTAGCTGTGGTGGGTGGGATCCTTTTGGTACAGGAAATACCGAATATCAGTCTTTCGGGAATGGCAATCAGTATCAGTGTGGTAGTACCCTTCCTGAATATGACAAAGCAGTTCTCCGGAAATGTAAGCCAGGTTTCAAATCAGATCAACTCCGTTGTCATGGGTGTTGCAGGTGCACAGCGTATTTTCGATCTGATCGATGAGAAGCCGGAGCAAGATAATGGATTTGCGACTTTAGTCAATGCGAAAGAAGCGAATGGAGACATCGTGGAATGCAAAGAGCATACAGGAATCTGGGCATGGAAATACCCTCATGAAGATGGGAACGTTACTTATTCGAAGCTAAATGGTGATGTCCGATTCCGCGACGTGGACTTTGCCTATGATCCGGATAAGATGATTCTGCATGACATCTCCATTTACGCAGAACCGGGACAAAAGGTTGCGCTCGTGGGTGCCACAGGAGCCGGAAAAACAACGATTACCAATCTACTGAATCGTTTCTATGATATTGTGGATGGAACAATTCTCTATGACGGAATTGATATTAATGAGATCAAAAAGGACGATCTGAGACATTCACTCGGAGTCATCCTGCAGGATACCAATCTTTTCACCGGAACAGTTATGGACAACATCCGCTATGGCAGGCTGGATGCAACGGATGATGAGTGTATTGAGGCTGCAAAGCTTGCCGGAGCGGATGATTTCGTCACGCGGCTGCCGAACGGATATCAGACGATGCTTTCAGGAAATGGTGCGAATCTTTCCCAGGGACAGCGTCAGCTGCTTGCCATCAGTCGTGCTGCCGTTGCGGATCCGCCGGTTTTGATCATGGATGAGGCGACATCCTCTATCGATACAAGAACTGAGGCGATCGTACAGCGCGGCATGGATGCTCTGATGGAGGGCAGGACTGTATTCGTCATCGCCCACAGACTTTCAACTGTAAAGAACTCAGATGTCATCATGGTACTGGATCACGGACGAATCATAGAGCGTGGCAATCATGATCAGCTGATTGAGAAGAGGGGAACTTACTATCAGCTGTATACAGGTGCATTCGAACTCGAATAA
- the cbiD gene encoding cobalt-precorrin-5B (C(1))-methyltransferase CbiD: MEHKTGLEDAYVMKDNKRLRMGYTTGSCAAAAAKAAASMLLCGSSIEETALMTPKGILLHLLIEDIKIKTDDNNTPIQVSCAVRKDGGDDPDVTDQALVYATVTRQDEGITIDGGEGVGRVTKPGLARAVGEAAINPVPLQMITQEVQDICREYGYHAGLKVVISIPRGRELADKTFNPRLGIEGGISVLGTSGIVIPMSEDALIASIRLEMQTYAARGEKYLLVTPGNYGERFASQMKELDHSTQMKCSNYVGETIDMAVELGFKGVLFIAHIGKFIKVSGGIMNTHSHSADCRAELMAAACIRAGGDADTAHKVLDTFTTEEALDVLEKSGAQLVCKTMEQVCLRVEFYLKNRCKGRIQIGAVLFSQVRGKLGETSEVPSLINYLNNE; the protein is encoded by the coding sequence ATGGAACATAAGACTGGTCTGGAAGATGCATACGTGATGAAAGACAATAAGAGGCTCCGTATGGGATATACGACAGGATCGTGTGCTGCCGCCGCGGCAAAAGCGGCGGCGTCTATGCTTTTGTGTGGAAGTAGCATCGAGGAGACTGCACTTATGACGCCGAAAGGTATTCTGCTGCATCTTCTGATCGAAGACATCAAGATCAAGACAGATGACAACAATACACCGATTCAGGTGAGCTGCGCAGTGCGAAAGGACGGCGGGGACGATCCGGATGTGACAGATCAGGCGCTTGTCTATGCGACAGTGACCAGACAAGACGAGGGAATCACGATCGATGGCGGAGAAGGTGTGGGACGTGTGACAAAACCAGGTCTTGCCCGTGCGGTCGGGGAGGCGGCAATCAACCCTGTTCCCCTTCAGATGATTACGCAGGAAGTGCAGGATATCTGCAGAGAATATGGATATCACGCTGGATTAAAAGTGGTCATCAGCATCCCGAGAGGAAGAGAACTGGCAGATAAAACCTTTAATCCCAGGCTTGGAATTGAGGGCGGGATCTCGGTTCTCGGGACCAGCGGGATTGTGATCCCCATGAGCGAAGATGCACTGATTGCCAGCATTCGTCTGGAAATGCAGACGTATGCTGCACGAGGAGAGAAATATCTGCTTGTCACACCCGGAAATTACGGAGAGAGATTTGCCTCTCAAATGAAGGAGTTAGATCACAGCACACAGATGAAATGCAGCAATTATGTCGGAGAGACAATTGACATGGCTGTCGAACTGGGGTTTAAGGGCGTCCTTTTTATCGCCCATATTGGAAAATTTATCAAAGTCTCCGGCGGGATCATGAATACGCACTCCCACAGCGCAGACTGTCGTGCAGAACTCATGGCAGCGGCATGTATCCGGGCTGGGGGAGATGCGGATACAGCCCATAAGGTTCTTGATACATTTACCACTGAGGAAGCACTTGATGTTCTGGAAAAATCTGGTGCACAACTGGTTTGCAAGACGATGGAACAAGTCTGCCTGCGTGTGGAATTCTATCTGAAAAACAGATGTAAGGGCAGAATTCAGATTGGTGCAGTTCTCTTTTCACAGGTGAGGGGAAAACTGGGCGAGACATCTGAGGTGCCTTCGCTGATTAATTATTTAAATAACGAATGA
- a CDS encoding dipicolinate synthase subunit DpsA, producing the protein MNRQNYDFAVIGGDMRQFFITEQLIDEGYRVCQYALCEKSEKAFSADCIEDAVSSAFSVIAPIPLMRNKLINHQTGEMNLIPDKLTASLQEGQYFFAGNIPAFFKDTLSAKGVRVFDLMNDEELTLYNSIATAEGAICEAIAESSKNLSHSPCLVLGYGKCGKSLATYLKGLFCEVTVCARNPRARAEAEIVTDGTIDMKKLKDSIGHFSFIFNTIPSVLLTHELLEKIQPDALIIDIASAPGGVDYDAAEKLHLAAHLVPQLPGRYSPVSSANAILRSVKSNLPFIRKEF; encoded by the coding sequence TTGAATAGACAAAATTATGATTTTGCGGTGATTGGCGGAGATATGCGCCAGTTTTTTATCACTGAGCAACTGATAGATGAGGGATACCGTGTGTGTCAGTATGCCCTTTGTGAAAAATCAGAGAAAGCTTTTTCGGCTGATTGTATTGAAGATGCCGTAAGTAGTGCTTTTTCTGTCATCGCGCCTATTCCGCTGATGAGAAACAAACTCATTAACCATCAGACGGGAGAGATGAATCTGATCCCTGATAAACTCACGGCTTCTCTTCAGGAGGGACAGTATTTCTTTGCAGGAAATATTCCCGCATTTTTTAAAGACACCCTGAGTGCAAAGGGCGTGCGGGTCTTTGATCTAATGAATGATGAAGAACTTACACTTTATAACTCTATTGCAACTGCGGAAGGTGCAATCTGTGAAGCAATTGCCGAAAGCAGCAAAAATCTTTCTCACAGTCCCTGTCTCGTGCTGGGCTATGGAAAGTGTGGAAAGTCATTGGCAACTTACCTGAAAGGCCTTTTCTGTGAAGTGACAGTATGCGCCAGAAACCCAAGGGCAAGAGCCGAAGCTGAAATCGTCACAGATGGCACCATTGATATGAAAAAGCTGAAAGATTCTATCGGTCACTTCTCTTTCATCTTTAATACCATTCCCAGCGTTCTGCTCACGCATGAACTGTTGGAAAAGATTCAGCCGGATGCCTTAATCATAGACATAGCATCGGCTCCGGGCGGAGTTGATTATGACGCAGCCGAAAAGCTTCATCTGGCGGCACACCTGGTGCCCCAGCTTCCGGGGCGGTATTCTCCCGTCTCTTCTGCAAACGCCATCCTTCGCTCTGTAAAATCCAATTTACCTTTTATCAGAAAGGAGTTTTAG
- a CDS encoding cobalt-precorrin 5A hydrolase, producing MKIAGICFTQNGYHLLEKIEKILRQEDHDVCVAYKSRFSAKDHPEKLQEDLKEWVGKRFLDSDAVIFIGATGITVRTIAPYVKDKRQDPAVIVLDESGKFCIPLLSGHIGGANDLAVWLADRIHAVPVVTTATDINDIFAVDVYAKKNHMTLSNMTYAKEVSASLLSGYPVGFQSDFPVEGALPSGFVWEKDLGPEDPETVTLGVSVSPSYKNAHFDHCLWLIPKCITIGIGCRKGATSAQIADLVRDVLKENYLYPEALSRVATIDRKAEEPGLLQFCRELDLPMVTYTAEELNAAKGKFTPSKFVKDTTGVDNVCERCAMLAGNGEMIVKKTQKDGVTCACVLSDWRVSFE from the coding sequence ATGAAAATAGCAGGAATATGTTTTACCCAGAACGGGTATCACTTGTTAGAGAAGATAGAAAAGATCTTAAGACAGGAGGATCACGATGTCTGCGTCGCTTATAAAAGCCGCTTTTCAGCGAAAGATCATCCGGAGAAACTCCAGGAGGATTTAAAAGAATGGGTTGGGAAACGTTTCCTAGACAGCGATGCGGTCATTTTTATCGGTGCTACAGGGATTACGGTACGAACAATCGCGCCGTATGTAAAGGATAAAAGGCAGGATCCGGCTGTGATTGTACTCGATGAGAGTGGAAAGTTCTGTATTCCGCTCCTGTCCGGACATATCGGCGGTGCAAATGATCTCGCCGTGTGGCTGGCGGATCGGATACATGCGGTTCCGGTTGTGACAACGGCGACGGATATCAATGATATCTTTGCCGTCGATGTTTATGCGAAGAAGAACCATATGACACTTTCTAATATGACCTATGCGAAAGAGGTTTCTGCATCACTGCTGAGTGGATATCCGGTGGGCTTTCAAAGCGATTTTCCGGTAGAGGGTGCGCTTCCATCGGGATTCGTGTGGGAGAAAGATCTGGGTCCGGAAGATCCAGAGACTGTGACGCTAGGTGTAAGCGTCAGTCCTTCCTACAAGAATGCACACTTTGACCATTGTCTGTGGTTGATTCCAAAGTGTATCACAATCGGGATTGGATGCAGAAAAGGGGCAACTTCTGCGCAGATTGCGGATCTTGTCCGCGATGTTTTAAAGGAGAATTACCTCTATCCGGAGGCTCTTAGCCGCGTGGCTACAATCGACCGGAAAGCCGAGGAGCCTGGACTTTTGCAGTTTTGCAGGGAACTAGATCTTCCGATGGTCACCTACACAGCAGAGGAGCTCAATGCAGCAAAGGGGAAGTTTACCCCATCCAAATTTGTCAAGGATACCACGGGCGTGGACAATGTATGTGAACGCTGTGCGATGCTTGCGGGTAATGGTGAGATGATTGTAAAGAAAACACAAAAAGATGGCGTAACCTGTGCCTGCGTGCTTTCAGACTGGAGGGTTAGCTTTGAATAA
- the cobI gene encoding precorrin-2 C(20)-methyltransferase, translated as MTGKLYGVGVGPGDPELMTLKAVKVIRDSDVIALPGEHPKDTVAWQIAVKVCPEMEEKELLAVPMPMTKDKEKLKESHRQGARIICGGLKTGKQVAFLTLGDPTVYSTYLYMHKIVKNAGYPVEIINGITSFTAVAAKLNMGLAEGGELLHVVPASYQIQDSLELPGTKVLMKAGKRIRDVKQQLKDHNVEVSMIENCGMPEEKIYYGVDEIPEDAGYYSLLIVKEKRR; from the coding sequence ATGACAGGAAAATTATATGGTGTCGGTGTCGGTCCCGGGGATCCGGAACTTATGACTTTAAAAGCGGTAAAGGTCATAAGAGACAGCGATGTGATTGCGCTGCCGGGAGAACATCCAAAAGATACGGTTGCCTGGCAGATTGCGGTAAAAGTCTGCCCGGAGATGGAAGAAAAAGAACTTCTGGCAGTACCTATGCCGATGACGAAAGATAAAGAAAAACTAAAAGAGAGTCACAGACAGGGTGCAAGAATCATCTGTGGCGGGCTAAAAACCGGAAAGCAGGTGGCTTTTCTGACACTTGGAGATCCGACGGTTTATTCTACCTATCTCTACATGCATAAAATCGTAAAAAATGCCGGATATCCGGTTGAAATCATTAATGGGATCACTTCATTTACCGCAGTAGCGGCGAAACTGAATATGGGTCTGGCAGAGGGCGGCGAGCTTTTACACGTTGTACCGGCGTCCTATCAGATTCAGGATTCCCTGGAACTTCCCGGGACGAAAGTTCTGATGAAGGCTGGAAAAAGGATCCGCGATGTAAAACAGCAGCTGAAAGATCATAACGTGGAAGTTTCGATGATTGAAAATTGTGGAATGCCTGAGGAAAAGATCTATTACGGGGTGGATGAGATACCGGAGGATGCCGGCTATTATTCGCTGTTGATTGTAAAGGAGAAACGAAGATGA
- the cobM gene encoding precorrin-4 C(11)-methyltransferase — protein MIHFVGAGPGAPDLITVRGKQYLEKADVIIYAGSLVNPELLSYKKEGCEVYNSAKMTLEEVIAVMEQAEKSALTTVRLHTGDPCIYGAIREQMDILDEKKITYDSCPGVSSFCGAASALDLEYTLPDVSQSVVITRMAGRTPVPEKESIESFAAHQATMVVFLSTGMLQDLSRRLIAGGYTADTPAAIVYKATWDDEKTCVCTVGTLAETAKHEDITKTALMIIGDAVTHSNYDRSLLYHPEFTTEYRKGSSPT, from the coding sequence ATGATTCATTTCGTAGGAGCAGGCCCGGGAGCACCGGACTTGATTACTGTTCGGGGAAAACAATACCTTGAAAAGGCAGATGTGATTATCTATGCCGGATCGCTGGTGAATCCGGAACTGTTAAGCTATAAAAAAGAAGGCTGTGAAGTCTATAATTCTGCAAAAATGACGTTGGAAGAGGTTATCGCTGTCATGGAGCAGGCTGAGAAAAGCGCTCTGACGACGGTGAGATTACATACAGGCGATCCCTGTATCTATGGTGCGATCCGTGAGCAGATGGATATCCTGGATGAGAAGAAGATTACCTATGATTCGTGTCCCGGCGTGAGTTCTTTTTGTGGGGCGGCATCGGCACTCGATCTGGAATATACGCTGCCGGATGTCTCTCAGAGTGTTGTGATTACCAGAATGGCAGGGAGGACTCCGGTACCCGAAAAAGAGAGCATAGAGTCTTTTGCAGCACACCAGGCGACGATGGTGGTTTTCTTGAGTACGGGGATGCTGCAGGACTTAAGCCGCCGGCTAATTGCAGGAGGATACACGGCCGATACGCCGGCAGCCATCGTGTATAAGGCGACCTGGGATGACGAAAAGACATGTGTCTGCACTGTGGGTACACTTGCAGAGACGGCAAAGCATGAAGACATTACGAAAACCGCACTGATGATTATCGGAGATGCGGTCACACATTCAAATTATGACCGCTCTTTGCTGTACCATCCCGAGTTTACAACAGAATACAGAAAGGGGAGCAGTCCGACGTAG
- the asnB gene encoding asparagine synthase (glutamine-hydrolyzing), with the protein MCAIAGFCNLTENYTKDSGKWTAVLDQMNRVQKHRGPDDEGSYLDENCGLAHVRLSIIDLETGHQPMTRRYESTSCSILLNGEIYNMRELKNELQEEGCEFETESDTEVVLIGYMKYGADYIKKLNGIFAIAIWDTRSDRLFLFRDRLGVKPLFYTILNKTIVFSSEIKGLFSYPGFSPALDRDGLCEVFALGPAKSYGKGVFKDTLEVLPGEYLTFDRDGCKSFSYWKLESHPHEDPWKKTVEKTAWLVEDSVKKQMLSDIPISTFLSGGVDSSIVTAICARELKKQGKVLNTFSFDFKDNSKYFQSNSFQPSQDRPWVEKMVTYSGTNHRFLECDNLDMIDYLFKAVDARDLPCMGDVESSMLYFCSQVVSYNKVTLTGECADEIFGGYPWFHKREAFETDEFPWSPSMEPRKMLLSDDVIHELSLQEYAHAAYEKTISETPRLIGEDPKESRRREISYLNLRWFMVTLMDRMDRASMYSGLEARVPFADHRIVEYLWNVPWDMKSPNGIVKGLLRYSAEGILPEEILWRKKSPYPKTYDPAYEKMLANLLRETLTDPRAPIRDFLDQRKVYAFLESPSDYGKPFYGQLMAGPQLIAYMLQVNYWLQKYRIKIV; encoded by the coding sequence ATGTGCGCAATTGCCGGATTTTGTAATCTAACTGAGAATTATACGAAAGACAGCGGAAAGTGGACCGCTGTCCTTGACCAGATGAATCGAGTTCAAAAACACCGTGGCCCCGATGACGAGGGAAGCTATCTGGATGAAAACTGCGGCCTTGCCCACGTAAGGCTTTCCATCATTGATCTGGAGACCGGGCATCAGCCCATGACTCGAAGATATGAATCAACCTCATGCAGTATTCTCCTGAACGGAGAGATCTACAACATGCGTGAATTAAAGAATGAACTTCAAGAAGAGGGATGCGAATTCGAAACCGAAAGCGACACAGAAGTTGTCCTGATTGGTTATATGAAGTATGGAGCTGATTATATTAAGAAGTTAAACGGCATCTTCGCGATTGCCATCTGGGATACCCGGTCCGACAGGCTCTTCCTCTTCCGCGATCGTCTGGGCGTAAAACCCTTATTCTACACAATCCTGAATAAAACAATTGTGTTCTCATCAGAGATCAAAGGGTTATTCTCCTACCCCGGATTCTCGCCCGCTTTAGACCGCGACGGATTATGCGAGGTGTTTGCCTTAGGTCCGGCAAAATCTTACGGAAAAGGCGTTTTCAAAGACACCCTTGAAGTCCTGCCGGGAGAATATCTCACATTTGATCGGGACGGCTGTAAATCTTTTTCTTACTGGAAACTGGAAAGTCATCCCCATGAGGACCCATGGAAAAAAACCGTAGAGAAGACTGCATGGCTTGTCGAAGACTCTGTCAAAAAACAAATGCTCTCCGACATTCCCATCAGTACGTTCCTGTCTGGAGGCGTCGACAGCAGTATCGTCACAGCCATCTGTGCCCGAGAGCTGAAAAAACAGGGGAAAGTGCTTAACACATTCTCTTTTGACTTTAAAGATAACAGCAAATATTTCCAGTCAAACTCCTTCCAGCCAAGTCAGGACCGGCCATGGGTGGAAAAGATGGTCACATATTCCGGAACAAATCATCGATTTCTTGAATGCGATAACCTCGATATGATTGACTATCTATTCAAAGCAGTAGATGCCCGGGATCTCCCCTGTATGGGTGACGTGGAATCTTCGATGCTTTACTTCTGCTCACAGGTTGTAAGCTACAACAAAGTAACACTGACTGGCGAATGCGCCGACGAAATCTTCGGTGGTTACCCCTGGTTCCACAAAAGGGAGGCCTTTGAAACAGACGAATTTCCCTGGTCCCCAAGTATGGAACCTCGGAAAATGCTGCTGTCCGATGATGTCATTCATGAACTGTCCCTACAGGAATACGCCCATGCAGCATATGAAAAGACGATAAGTGAGACACCGCGTCTTATCGGAGAGGATCCAAAAGAAAGCCGCAGACGTGAAATCTCTTACCTGAATCTCAGATGGTTTATGGTGACGCTTATGGACCGTATGGATCGGGCCAGCATGTACTCTGGACTCGAGGCACGAGTGCCTTTTGCCGACCACCGAATCGTAGAATATCTCTGGAATGTTCCATGGGACATGAAAAGTCCAAATGGCATTGTAAAAGGACTGCTTCGCTACAGTGCAGAGGGAATTCTGCCAGAAGAAATTTTGTGGAGAAAAAAGAGTCCCTACCCCAAGACCTATGATCCCGCATATGAAAAAATGCTCGCAAATCTGTTAAGAGAGACACTGACCGATCCGCGTGCCCCGATCCGCGACTTCCTGGATCAGCGAAAAGTCTATGCATTCCTGGAATCGCCGTCTGATTATGGAAAACCATTCTACGGACAACTGATGGCGGGGCCCCAGCTAATTGCCTACATGCTTCAGGTTAACTACTGGCTGCAAAAATACAGGATCAAAATCGTATAA
- a CDS encoding glycerol-3-phosphate acyltransferase, translating to MIRIICLLIGYGFGNFLTAELVVQNKLGKHPEEIGSGNPGMANVTGQLGILPGLMVLVGDIGKTIIACVLCGVFLSLPHRLSILYAGLGVLIGHNFPFWKHFKGGKGVAVTCILLVLYSPGYGFLACIIGGILVLLTKYLPIGAITIPIVFLVPAFFRYGSEAGILAMIITILMLYKHYPSLVSIWRGTCPKVNLIGKLTKYK from the coding sequence ATGATACGTATCATCTGTTTACTGATAGGATATGGATTTGGTAATTTTCTGACTGCTGAACTAGTGGTACAGAATAAACTTGGAAAACACCCGGAGGAAATTGGAAGCGGGAATCCCGGCATGGCAAATGTAACCGGCCAACTGGGCATTCTGCCCGGTCTTATGGTTCTGGTCGGCGACATCGGAAAGACGATCATTGCCTGCGTTCTGTGCGGCGTGTTCCTTTCTCTGCCGCACAGACTTTCTATCCTCTACGCGGGCCTTGGTGTTCTGATCGGTCACAATTTTCCATTCTGGAAACACTTTAAAGGCGGAAAGGGTGTCGCCGTCACGTGCATCCTGCTGGTCTTGTATTCACCCGGTTACGGATTTCTCGCATGCATCATCGGTGGTATCCTCGTGCTGCTCACCAAATACCTTCCCATTGGTGCGATCACTATTCCTATTGTTTTTCTCGTTCCGGCATTTTTTAGATATGGATCGGAAGCGGGAATTCTGGCAATGATCATCACCATACTAATGCTTTATAAGCACTATCCCAGTCTGGTGAGTATCTGGCGAGGAACCTGCCCGAAAGTGAACCTGATTGGAAAACTGACAAAGTATAAATAA
- a CDS encoding dipicolinate synthase subunit B — MTIKGKKVGVAFTGSFCTYKKAFEVLQDLVKAEAIVTPIFSDNAQRIDSRFGNARDFISEARYITGNEPILTVDQAEPIGPKSLLDILVIMPATGNSIAKLANGITDTPALMAAKAHLRNEKPLVLSIATNDALATNMKNIGLLMNAKHIYFVPFGQDNPKKKPNSMIAHTKLLIPTLEMALDDRQYQPVIQ, encoded by the coding sequence ATGACTATAAAAGGGAAAAAAGTAGGTGTTGCATTCACCGGTTCCTTTTGCACTTATAAAAAAGCATTCGAGGTATTACAAGACCTCGTAAAAGCCGAGGCCATCGTTACGCCGATCTTTTCCGACAACGCCCAACGAATAGACAGCCGTTTTGGAAACGCCCGGGACTTTATATCCGAGGCAAGATATATTACAGGAAATGAACCGATTCTCACAGTTGATCAGGCAGAACCCATCGGTCCGAAGAGTCTCCTTGACATCCTGGTTATCATGCCCGCAACTGGCAACAGCATCGCTAAACTGGCTAATGGAATCACTGACACGCCGGCTCTTATGGCAGCCAAGGCCCATTTGCGCAACGAAAAGCCCCTGGTTCTCTCAATCGCAACAAACGATGCTCTGGCGACAAATATGAAAAATATTGGTCTGCTTATGAATGCTAAGCATATTTATTTCGTCCCCTTCGGCCAGGATAATCCCAAAAAGAAGCCAAATTCCATGATTGCACATACCAAACTTCTGATTCCGACTCTGGAAATGGCTCTTGATGACAGACAATATCAACCGGTGATCCAGTGA